One Brassica napus cultivar Da-Ae chromosome C2, Da-Ae, whole genome shotgun sequence DNA window includes the following coding sequences:
- the LOC106383028 gene encoding polyadenylate-binding protein-interacting protein 5-like: protein MKPGGTFALNPHAASYVPLSKRVDDMDGLATHIVQGQEHMFMPNNASEMAYKLIRDDDDLDLEMDIDIDIEYLLVTFSGLSQESITDVYLANSGDLEATIEMLNQLEIYSTEAQEHLPETLDIGDLCESGPSSSKASTQKKAAIEIAVSSP from the exons ATGAAGCCAGGAGGAACATTTGCATTGAATCCCCATGCAGCCTCATATGTACCACTATCCAAAAGAGTTGATGATATGGATGGCTTGGCCACACATATTGTGCAGGGACAAGAACATATGTTCATGCCCAACAACGCATCTGAAATGGCATACAAGCTGAtaagagatgatgatgatttggatTTGGAGATGGATATAGACATAGATATTGAATACCTTCTGGTGACATTCTCTGGTCTCTCACAAGAGTCTATAACTGATGTATACCTGGCGAACAGCGGTGATCTTGAAGCAACCATTGAGATGCTGAATCAGCTTGAG ATATACAGCACTGAAGCTCAAGAACACCTCCCAGAGACATTGGATATTGGGGATCTCTGTGAATCAGGGCCATCAAGCTCAAAGGCGTCAACACAAAAGAAGGCAGCTATAGAAATCGCTGTATCGTCACCTTAG
- the LOC125581425 gene encoding uncharacterized protein LOC125581425 gives MKGGTVSFLFVLLISTVTSIFCFRDGMLPNGDFELGPKPSDMKGTQVINKNAIPSWELTGFVEYIQSGQKQGDMLLVVPAGKFAVRLGNEASIKQRLNVTKGMYYSLTFSAARTCAQDERLNISVAPDSGVIPIQTVYSSSGWDLYAWAFQAESNVAEIVIHNPGEEEDPACGPLIDGVAIKALYPPRPTNKNILKNGGFEEGPYLLPNSTTGVLIPPFIEDDHSPLPAWMVESLKAVKYVDVEHFSVPQGRRAVELVAGKESAIAQVARTIIGKTYVLSFAVGDANNACEGSMIVEAFAGRDTLKVPYQSKGKGGFKRATLRFVAVSTRTRVMFYSTFYAMRSDDFSSLCGPVIDDVKLLSVHKA, from the exons ATGAAAGGAGGCACCGTCTCGTTTCTCTTCGTTCTTCTCATCTCCACCGTCACCTCCATCTTCTGCTTCCGGGACG GGATGTTACCAAACGGCGATTTTGAGCTAGGACCAAAGCCATCGGACATGAAAGGAACACAAGTGATAAACAAGAACGCTATTCCAAGCTGGGAGCTTACAGGCTTCGTCGAATACATACAATCCGGTCAAAAACAAGGAGACATGCTCCTAGTAGTCCCTGCCGGAAAATTCGCCGTCCGGCTAGGAAACGAAGCATCGATTAAACAGAGACTTAACGTGACCAAAGGAATGTATTACTCGCTCACGTTCAGTGCCGCAAGGACTTGTGCTCAAGACGAACGGCTCAACATATCGGTGGCCCCTGACTCGGGCGTCATTCCTATACAGACTGTATACAGTAGCAGTGGGTGGGATCTATACGCTTGGGCGTTTCAGGCCGAAAGTAACGTGGCAGAGATCGTGATTCATAATCCTGGCGAGGAAGAAGATCCTGCTTGTGGACCACTCATTGATGGTGTGGCCATCAAGGCTCTATACCCTCCGAGACCTACCAATA AGAACATATTGAAAAATGGAGGATTCGAAGAAGGTCCATATCTACTCCCAAACTCCACAACCGGCGTTCTGATTCCTCCCTTCATAGAAGATGACCACTCTCCTCTACCCGCTTGGATGGTCGAATCCCTCAAAGCCGTCAAGTACGTTGACGTCGAACACTTCTCAGTCCCACAAGGCCGTAGAGCCGTCGAGCTAGTTGCGGGGAAAGAAAGCGCGATCGCTCAAGTGGCTAGGACCATCATAGGGAAGACATACGTGCTTTCTTTCGCGGTTGGAGACGCGAACAACGCGTGCGAAGGCTCGATGATAGTCGAGGCGTTTGCCGGAAGAGACACGTTAAAGGTTCCTTACCAGTCGAAAGGGAAGGGAGGTTTCAAACGAGCTACTTTGCGGTTCGTGGCGGTTTCGACCCGCACGAGAGTTATGTTTTACAGCACGTTTTACGCGATGAGAAGCGATGATTTCTCGTCGTTGTGTGGCCCCGTGATCGACGATGTTAAGCTCCTCAGCGTTCATAAGGCTTAA